The sequence AATATTCAGTCTTGCTATTGGAATTATTATAGTTGCATGAAACAAAGGAAATGTAtataacatattaattaatttagttgATAACGGTTCTGATCTTGAAATTGAGAAATTGAAGGGTAATCTTGTGTATTGCAGGAGAATAAGCATGGCAGGTCTCAGTTCGAAGACGGTGCCTCACCTGGTTGAAGCTATACATGCTGCAGTTACCCGCGTCGCCTAAACTAAAGCGAGACGATATTTTTCTTGTTTCGTcgaataaaatgaaattttcaaaaacaaaaaaaaaacatcttccTTGGTTTATAGACTAAGGATTTTTCCCATTGGTATCATATGTTTCCTCATATCTTTTTGGCCAAGGATGTTTGAACCAAACAAACCGAGTATTGCGACACTGAAATCTTCAATGTTGAAGGAAAATATTGGTTATTAGTATAACTACTTGCAATCTAATAATGACATATGTAATATCAAAGTTCACTTAATTATGGTTTGGCTTATTTGTTAAAGCACTTTCTAAAAATGTCGATGCAATATATATACATCTCATACTGTGATGGGTCGTAAAAACAATGATCATAAGCGCGACTTTTCAGAATGATAAGTTACACACAACGTGAGTAAACGATTAAACCACATATCGGAAGTTAATTAACCAAATCCTTTTCGATTAATTAGGATATACAGATATGTTTAGACTTGGTTAAGGGTCGGCGTCTTACATGCTCTCCACTAATCTACTTTCATCCCTTTTATTACCAGTTGACTCTATAAGTATTGATtctattcatttttttaattgaaactTGAAGTTACATTTGAAACTAGCAAGTCAATTTTGAGAGTGATTGACCATGATATTCATATTCAAATCCAAAAAACTGcattttgttgacaaaaataaaaagaattgatGCTTAtttctaaataactttatgcTTTGGACAAATCTCTTAGatagtacaaaaaaaaaatgacaaaataataacggaatttttttttgcaaaatagcATTAGTTAGATGATAAAATGATTAAACTActataaaccttaaactttTATCCTAACACCACtactaaataataaatcataaaCCACATTAAatctaaactcaaatataaacaaagttttttaaaattgttttagtgatatttcgattttttttttctgatgtaTACTATCTTTGGAGCAGAAATGTATTTTACATATATTCCGAAGCATTTCTCTTTATTCTCTATGATCCAAGGCTTTATTATAATACTTACTaggataagatccgcgccttgcgcggaattaagttattatttttattatattttggagaatgaaacaatagtttggcttcatttagattacgggtgttcaatccggatatcgggttggtttcggttcggttcggctTTTTTcagtatttggttagtaaaatataactactattctaaatccatatttactttgactttagtctttcacatacttttgaaagatttcaactggacgacaaAATttatcagccaatcttgttgctttaaatcattagtgtttatatatatattatttagtttgaatatttattaaataaaaattcatatgcgttatattttatgatcatttgtaacttattataacaaaaaaataatctattgatcacaaaattttcagagtgggaatattcaaatttctaataatatatagacgttttgaaaaattcaaatataacatataagaaaaaatataaatgtttttattatatatttaatgtgattttttaatatctttcaataatataaaatgaaaaaaaagaacaaagataccaaaattattatcaaatatttattattcataataattaattttcatatatacgttaatcatattaggtaatttcgtagcttctaattaaggaaagtgcaaaaacaatttggtagattatttatcaattcgatagttagtttaataaaaaatataatgtaagtcaagatggaccaacctatttttctaagaatagtatattttatatagtcatttattaaatgagaatttataatcatacagttctaggatcattcatatcattttataactgaatatttaaatcatcgataacaaaattttcaatgtgaaatctttaataaatttataatttataaatgtttttgaaaatttattgaaagttttaatattaaaatatttatgtaatcttatggtatatagtataatctatatatatatatatgttttattattaaatgatattttttactcatatggttttaaaataatatgtatcttcttataatattaaataaaagttcatattaatacaattttatgatcatttgtaacttattatgacaaaaaaaaatctattgatcacaaaattttcagagtggggatcttcaaatttctaataatttatagacgttttgaaaaattcaaaatataacatataagaaaaattataaatgtttttattatatatttaatgtgatttttaaatatattttaataatataaaattaaaaaaaataactaagatacaaaaattgttatcaaatatttattattcattataattaattttcacatatacgttaatcatattaggtaatttcgtagcttttattgaAGGAaattgcaaaacattttttggtacgttatttatcaattcgatagttagtttaataaaaagtgtaatataagttaagatggaccaacctatttttctaggaatagtatattttgtatagttatttattaaataagaatttataatcatacggttctatgatcgttcatatcgttttataacaaaatatttaaatcatcgataacaaaattttcaatttgaaatctttaataagtttataatttataaatgttcttgaaaattcattgaaagttttaatattaaaatagttatgtaatcttatggtatatagtgtttaatatatatatatatatatatatattatttattttattattaaatgatattttttactcatatggttttaaaatcatgtgtatcttcttataataaaaatgttaaaccattgatcattaatttttaacataataattttaatagttttagtcatttattgtcgtttttaaaaattcaaaatataacatatacgaaaaaatttaaattttatttttatagctaatttgattgtttaatttattttaataatataaaattaaacaaaaaatgatggaggagatatacattgttatcaaatctttattattaaactcattaattgtcatatatatattagtcatttatggtaattccgtaggttttatttaaggaaagaaaatatcatatcatatcattatatcatatagtttgaccaacttatatatctaacaacatataaaaatcgaatgtggacctacttatttttcaattgaatgtaattgactacctaattgagtgccacctatgcattggggcctcttttaattaatacaaaattgaagttacatcttttcaaatgttcctcaattaatatataagggattcttaggtccaccccctagggtgaacctctaggttcaccaaccaataagattgtcttattttatatttgatatcttttaaaaaaggaaacaaaatattatcaaattatattatgtttttaaaattaaaaggtaaaaaaaaataataataattacaaaaaaaaatattttacgtcgtcagcataacattaaaccctaaaccctaaattctaatccctaaacccttaatcctaaatcctaaacccttggataaaccctaaactctaggataaatcctaaactctaggattaatccttaactctaaatcaaaatcactatacactaaaacattcaagcgtttagggtttaaggttttagtcgttttttatttagagtttaggatttacccaagggtttagggtttacccaagggtttagagtttacctaggggtttaggatttagggtttagggattaggatttagggcttagtgttttgttgacaacattaaaaatacttttttttttattctttttttctgtatctattatcttttttaacttttttattttaaaaacataatataatttaagaatattttgtttccttttttaaaagatatcaaatttgaaataatgaaatcttattgtttggtgaacctagaggttcaccttagggggtgaacccaagaatgactATTATTATAATTGCCTAATTGTTTAGTAGTCTCAATTAGTGAGCGCTAGCCCTTACATAAGACATGTTAAGCAGCATGCTTTATGCCTCTTATTCTCTTAAGCCACTAACCTGAGTACCTTGAGGTAGATTCTCTGGCTAGTTTTAAAgataaaataagaaatgaaaaagTCCCAGTATCTTTAACCCCCCTTCCATAGTTATATTCTTGTTTTCTTACAACATGCACCGCACGTTGTCTCTCCAGCCCTACAAAAACTACATCAACGTTTCTCTGTTTCATTCATGCGCACCAactcaaaaacaaattttaaaaagctGGAAAATACATGTAAAACATAAAGTATTTTCTGCTTCTTTTGTTTATGTTAAAGAACAGAGACAAAGTAGAGCGAGTGACTAGTTCTTGATCTGTACTTTTCTTTTGCTTTCTTCTTTTCCATTTTTTGGAttacattttcttcttcttctttttggttACATATGATCTGATAAAAAGAAcacaaaaatagagaaataaaaGAGTGCGGGGGGATAGATAAACTGTGAGGAGTACTTGGGAATGGTGCAGTCATTTGGACGTAAACTAAGTTGGCCAAGATCTTTCAGTTTTAGAAAGATGTTAGATGGTCTGAATTCTGGAAATTCATCCTTCTCTTCTCGTGGGGACGGCAGGCAAACACCTGACCACGAACTTGCCGTACATGCTACACCATCGGCCCAGGGGACTCGTAGAGGCAACCAAAATAGAATATCAGGTATATTAGACCACTTTAGTGTAGATTGTATTAATTTCTTTTCCTATGTTCGATTCCTTACATTTATTTGTTGCAGATATGGAAGTGATGAAGGAAAGATTCGCAAGACTGCTGCTTGGAGAGGACATGTCAGGCGGTAGTGAAGGCGTGTCCTCTGCGTTAGCTTTGTCAAATGCCATCACCAACCTCGCTGGTAGATATCTAACATTACCATAATAAAACTTTAATGTCTAGTTCAGTATTTGAACTGTTGAATGATTTACAAACTAtgtggctttttttttttaattaactatGTGGCTTTTGGTATTGGCAGACTCCATGTTTGGTGAGCAGATGAAATTGCAGCCTATGTATCCGGAGACAAAAGAGATTTGGAGGAAAGAATTGGACTGGTTATTATCTGTGGTTGATCACATTGTTCAGTTTGTTCCTTCAAAACAAATGGCCAAAAATGGGGCAATCACTGAGGTTGAATGCATACATTATTAGTCATTATACGTACATAACCAAAAACTCCTTGTGCTATTTATCTTATCAacccttttttcttttgtagatCATGGTGACAAAACAAAGAGATGATCTGCTGATGAACATTCCAGCCTTACGCAAGCTTGACTCGGTTCTTCTCGTGAGTTTTTAACTGCAACCGCATCGAATACCACTTGATTGTTTCAAAGGAATAACATAacattatatttcatttttatcaaACACCACACGATTTGtaaataataaacataaatgAAAACGTCAAAGAGTATATATGATCATGATAtatattcgtttttttttttgctaaaatcatgatatgatgatgatgatatataTTCACACTTACACCTGGTAAAATACGGATAAACGGAATTTTTTGTCTATTTTAAGAAGATAACAGACTCAAGAATAGATTTAGATGAGTTGCAACCATATATTATACTCCCTagcttttaatattaaaacgGATTTTATTCGTTCCAATTATTTGACATTTTCAACATTTTATGTTATATGATTTTGTACTATTCCGTTTGTTTTATCATTGGCTGAATTCAGTTAAACAGACaattaatattgttttttcttagaactgtaaaaattaaatatttttaatctttatgACAATGCTAAAGCGTATTTTTTAACATCAACAATGCTAAAGTTATATCTCTTTGTTGTATAACTCCTCTATTGCGGTGCCATCTTATTAATGAAATATATCTTTTGGCAGGAGACTTTGGACAACTTCAAGGACCAGAAAGACTTTTGGTATGTCCCAAGAGATGTTGAGGATACAGAGAACAATGGAGACTGGAGAAGGGATGACAACTGGTGGTTACCAGTGGTTAAGGTTCCATCGGATGGTTTGTCTGAGGAATCACGTAAACTGTTACATAGTCAGAAAGATTCTGTGTCACAGGTCCTTAAAGCCGCCACAGCCATCAATGCTGTAGTATTGTCTGAAATGCACATTCCTGACAACTACATTGACTCTCTTCCAAAGGTTATTTTACTTCTTCTTGATTAATGTTCTTAATTATTGTTTTCTACTAACGTTAAGATAAGAAACTGATGTATATAGTTATTGTGCTTGTAGAATGGGAAGACGAGCCTGGGAGATTTCCTTTACAAGAACATAACGGATGAGTACTTTGATCCTGACTACTTCATCTCTTTCTTGGAATTGTCAACGGAACACAAAGTTCTTGATCTAAAGAACAGGATTGAGGCTTCCATGGTGATatggaagaggaagatgaaCCAGAAAGAGAAAGACGGAAAATCACAGTGGGGATCCTCTGTTAGCTTAGAGAAGAGGGAGCTTTTCGAGGTCCGAGCTGAGACCATTCTGGTTATGCTTAAGCAGCAGTTCCCTAGGATCCCACAATCCTCACTTGAGATCTCCAAGATCAGAAACAACAAGGTTAGTATTTTGTTGGATTTAATTGgataatttagatttttatttttggttaattttcaGTAATTTTGAAAgatgtttgggtaattttgtaatttgttaTAAGCCGATCCGAACTGAAGAAAGAACCGTAGAAAACCTTGAATAGGACTTATAAACATGGTATCGAAAATACGAAAAAAAACCCCCACAACCCCCACACACTCGAACAGGGCTGGAACGCTCATGCCAAGTAACAAACaacaaagacaaaacaaacaTCAAAACTTACTGAAACTTAACAAGAATTTCAAATGATGGCTTTTACAGGACGTGGGACAGGCTATTTTGGAGAGCTATTCAAGAGTATTAGAAAATCTGGCTTCAAAGATATTGTCAAGAATAGATGATGTTCTTGAAGCTGATTTGTTAGTTCAAAGACAGATGATGGCAGAGGCAGAGAGAAGGTCAGAAAGCGAGGGGGGATATGAATACGAAGAAAGCGAAAAGGGGCTATCAGCAGAAACGCCAAACTCGAGAAAACTATCTGACTTCATAGGGTGGAGATTGTCATCAGATACAAAAAAGCATAGTTCGATGAGTGATATAGAGTTCTTTTATAGAACTGAGCAGGAGAAGCCGATGATGAAGTCTCCAAGAGCTCTACCCAAGAAACTTTCGTATCTATCAAAGTTAGAGAACATGAGAAGCACGAGTGAGAGACACTGATAATGATAACAGGTAAGTGTAGACGAGAGCAATATgtatatagaagaagaaaagaaacaaaaagagggagcgagagagagagagagtagggGAGGTTAAAGTGTGTGTAAATATAATGAAGGCACTGGTTTAGGATTTGGACATGACTATTGGTGTTTGATGACATTTGTGGTACCTACCTGGTTGATCATGTTTGGTTTTGCTTGTTTGACTATTGCTTCCTGTTGTGTAccatattttggttattttgaagCTAACAGCATTGTATTGTATTATGAAGCTAACATTGTAATGTGTATAACATTGATTCATGATGGATTTTGAAGCTCAATTGGATGATTTGTGTATTTGACTTTGCTGGTGCTGCCCATCctatcaaattaaaattatcaaCACAGTCTTGTTACAAAAGTGTTGTCATATATGTATCCATTCATCctaaaaatttcaaatccaTTTCTGATCTTCGTTTAAATAATTATCAATTCAAAAGTACTGTTTATTTTAGGGACcctttattttattcaaaacaGTTCAGAAAAAATGGATACGAAAAAGCAGGACAGAACAAAATATCCAAATTATCTacctcatttaaaaaaaaaaaaaatttaaactctaTTTCTCAAAAATTCCTAAGAATATACAAATTTACTCAAGAAAAATTTAACGTTAcctaaaatatcatattaaattttatttgtatttaaataaatagaattaataatcaatcatacattgttgtttttttggtcaatcagtgtttttatttattttccataTTTTTTGCCCATATTTAACTTATAATAACGGGGATATTCAACGTAATGGTATACGAACAAACCGAGCAGAGAGTTCGATCGCCGGCGGTAATCAGAATGAAGGAAGACATACAGAAAATGGTGGCCGTAGGGCTCGTGTGGGGAGCCACCAACGCCCTGATCCGCCGCGGAGCACTCGCCTGGGACaaaaaatcatcatcatcatcttcgacGATAACAGAGTCTCCTCCTCTTCAGATCCCATCAACCTTCCGCCGCAAACTCCTCGCCGCTCTCCGCGACTGGATCAACCTCCTCCTCTTCTGGCAATACTCCGTTCCTTTCCTCGTAAACCTCTCCGCCTCCGCCGCGTTCTTCGCCCTCCTCGGCGACTCCCCGATCTCTATCGCCGTTCCGGTCACCAACGCCACGACCTTCGCCGCAACCGCCGCGTTCGGGGTTATTCTGGGGGAGGAAACTCAAATCGGACTTGCTTTGGTAGGTACGAGCTTTATTGTATTTGGAATCTGGCTTTGCGTTGGTCATTGATAATCAGATCGATACTGATCTGATCTGTGTGATTGGAACATTCTAGAACCGTCACTCTGTTTCCTGTGAGATATAGAATTGGTTTCATTCTTGTTCTAGCAGAGATAGATAGTGATAGTGCTTATTAAACTGAATATGGCATGCTTCGTTTGCATGGTCGCTGCAGTGTGCAACTATAGCAAGTTGTAGCTTCTTGTTCGTTTTGATGTCGCCCGACTGATATAACGAGTAATCCCAAGTAGTTACTTCTCTATACAGATGAAAATTTAACAgacttaaaatttaatatttttgtgaaaTGCCAGACCGGTGAATAGGTGATGAAACTACTCATTGGAGAATTTTTACCAATCAGTTGGATTAGATCTAAAAGGATGACATAGACATTAGACTAACCATCCAGTGGGTTGTTTACCCAAAACTCTGAAAACCCAACTGATTAAGAAGGAAAATAGGCTAAAGTTCTGATGAAAAATTAGGACGAGCCAAGGAATCATTGATAACACTAAGGAATTTGGATACATTAATCATGGCATATACCAAAAtgtataagaaaaacaaaaaaaaatactgattATTACTaagatttattttcatttaaagaTGCTACTGGCATAAGACAAAATTGGTGATTAGACGATCTGAATCTATTCACCAATGCTCTAAGATTTATTTTCACGTAAAGCTGCTACTGGCATAAGACAAAATTGGTAAAAAAATCCCCATTAGACGATCTGAATCCATTCACCAACGCTGGGGACACCTTTGTAGACGGCAAATATAAGATAGTAACCCGGTGGTGCCAGGTTTCCATTGGGTGGTGCAGCGGCTTGGATTTCAAAAGAGTTGCCTCCCGAAGGGTTGACACTAGCCACACCCAAGAGGagcatcctcatgttcatcgaGATACTATGCGTTGTAAAGGAAGGTGCTAACATGTGAGCCTTGAGATTCTCCTTGGTCACGTCCTTTTGGTTAAGCTCGACCTTCACCTTAAAGACTTTCCCGTATTTGATCTGTTTCGGCGTCCCGTTGTTGACGATCTTCGGCCTCATGTTGGCGAGAGCCGGGTCGAGGTAAGGCGGGGAGAATTTCTCAACGCGAAGCTCCGTCGGGAACTCGACGTTGTACCTGTAACCATCGTTGGTGTTGCTGCCGCCGACAAGAACCTTACCATCAGGTAGAGCGATGGCGATGGAGTGGTACATGCGTGGGATGGCTGAGGCGGCTAGCTCCTTGAAACGCGTGCCGCGTTTAACACGAGGCTTGTACAAGATGGGAGCAAAGGCAGGGTCCTTGCCGTATCCCCAGCCCGAACATCCACGTTTAGCTCCGTTGACTAGTATCACGTCTCCGTTAGGGAGGATGACAGTGTCGCTCATGACTCTTGGCGTAGGCATCATCTCGATCTTCCACCGCGGCTTACGGCTGTTGATGCTTATCCTCGCGCAATCCTTCAATGCTGGTTCGAAGTCCTTCTTACCCGCACGGTTATACGCGTCTTGTTTGGAACCACCGCAGACGAGGACATCAGCAGGGATGACTTTGGCGTTGTTCATGTAAAGTTGGATGGGGAGGAGCGCGGAGGAGCCTGACCCGGGGTAGTTACGGGTACCACCCGGGAGCTGAGGGAACTCTTTGATGACTTGGTTTGATTTGGGGTTTAGAAGGATGGAACGGTTGTTCGCGAAAATAAAGAGGTTGCCATCAGTGTTGAGCCATACGAAAGGGTAGAGGTTGTTCTCGTCCGGGTCGTCTGTTTGTTTTAGGAGCAACGAGTCGAATaccttcttgttgttgtgtccTTCCTCGGGGATGTATTCGTAGTTCAAGGCGTCACGTCCTCCAATCACGAAGAACTTTCCGTCAGGAAGAGAGGCTTGCGTTGAGTACCATCTCTTTGCAGCTAGGGCTTGAGGGTATTCAATCCATACACAGCTTGGACAAGCAGCTAGGTACCTCGCCGTGTTGGCTCCTCCTCCATATCCTCCAGTGCTCACCAGTGTCCCGTTGACTGTCAGACCTCCCGATGAACACCACGTATCAGTCGTAAGCTATCATCAAAAATGTGAATGAAGATATTTTAATGCAAGTCCAAGTATCACGTATGCATGGCCGGCTTTGAaactttgaaaattataaacaatttagtaaaaaaaaaaaaaaaatttggggatctatgtttatatatattaattcaaaaaatttagagGTTCAAGACCAATATTTCACTTAGTTATCTACATGTCCGGCTGTGTTAATAAATGCATGCATGTGAGTAGGGATGATAACGTACGGATAGAGGCTTAATGGCACCGGTGTTGATATCAACGAGAACCGAATGAGCCCAACAATCGACCTTGTTAATCTTGGGGTCGACCACGTGACATGCTACACCTGGAGGCAGCTTAATCTGTGAGATTCTCCAGATGGTTGCGTCATAGAACTGGACTTGGTTGATAACTGGCATCAGAATGGCATGCATCGCTGACACACCCGAGTTTGGTAAGAATAATTCCCATTTACCAGGCCAGTTTGTCTGAGCTTCTGCGCCGCCTCGTCTTCTTCCTCCGCCTTTTCTACCTCCCCCTTGTTTCCCAAGCTTACGGTTGTGCGATCCAGGTAAGAACGGATTAAATGGTAGAGGAAAGACGGCTTCCGACACAGCTGCCAGTACAAGGACAGTTACTGTCCATATGAGTCTTGTTGATGCTCTCATTTTTTTGtaagttttgtaatttttagatttttaagatttttaattcttttttttttttggttgtggAGATGAGAAGTTTGATGCTTATTTGGATTATGAATGTCGGAGTAATCAGCTCTGGTGTAAACGTAT comes from Brassica rapa cultivar Chiifu-401-42 chromosome A02, CAAS_Brap_v3.01, whole genome shotgun sequence and encodes:
- the LOC103851286 gene encoding aldehyde oxidase GLOX1-like is translated as MRASTRLIWTVTVLVLAAVSEAVFPLPFNPFLPGSHNRKLGKQGGGRKGGGRRRGGAEAQTNWPGKWELFLPNSGVSAMHAILMPVINQVQFYDATIWRISQIKLPPGVACHVVDPKINKVDCWAHSVLVDINTGAIKPLSLTTDTWCSSGGLTVNGTLVSTGGYGGGANTARYLAACPSCVWIEYPQALAAKRWYSTQASLPDGKFFVIGGRDALNYEYIPEEGHNNKKVFDSLLLKQTDDPDENNLYPFVWLNTDGNLFIFANNRSILLNPKSNQVIKEFPQLPGGTRNYPGSGSSALLPIQLYMNNAKVIPADVLVCGGSKQDAYNRAGKKDFEPALKDCARISINSRKPRWKIEMMPTPRVMSDTVILPNGDVILVNGAKRGCSGWGYGKDPAFAPILYKPRVKRGTRFKELAASAIPRMYHSIAIALPDGKVLVGGSNTNDGYRYNVEFPTELRVEKFSPPYLDPALANMRPKIVNNGTPKQIKYGKVFKVKVELNQKDVTKENLKAHMLAPSFTTHSISMNMRMLLLGVASVNPSGGNSFEIQAAAPPNGNLAPPGYYLIFAVYKGVPSVGEWIQIV
- the LOC103851284 gene encoding rop guanine nucleotide exchange factor 10 gives rise to the protein MVQSFGRKLSWPRSFSFRKMLDGLNSGNSSFSSRGDGRQTPDHELAVHATPSAQGTRRGNQNRISDMEVMKERFARLLLGEDMSGGSEGVSSALALSNAITNLADSMFGEQMKLQPMYPETKEIWRKELDWLLSVVDHIVQFVPSKQMAKNGAITEIMVTKQRDDLLMNIPALRKLDSVLLETLDNFKDQKDFWYVPRDVEDTENNGDWRRDDNWWLPVVKVPSDGLSEESRKLLHSQKDSVSQVLKAATAINAVVLSEMHIPDNYIDSLPKNGKTSLGDFLYKNITDEYFDPDYFISFLELSTEHKVLDLKNRIEASMVIWKRKMNQKEKDGKSQWGSSVSLEKRELFEVRAETILVMLKQQFPRIPQSSLEISKIRNNKDVGQAILESYSRVLENLASKILSRIDDVLEADLLVQRQMMAEAERRSESEGGYEYEESEKGLSAETPNSRKLSDFIGWRLSSDTKKHSSMSDIEFFYRTEQEKPMMKSPRALPKKLSYLSKLENMRSTSERH
- the LOC103851285 gene encoding transmembrane protein 234 homolog, producing MVYEQTEQRVRSPAVIRMKEDIQKMVAVGLVWGATNALIRRGALAWDKKSSSSSSTITESPPLQIPSTFRRKLLAALRDWINLLLFWQYSVPFLVNLSASAAFFALLGDSPISIAVPVTNATTFAATAAFGVILGEETQIGLALVGTSFIVFGIWLCVGH